One window from the genome of Lutra lutra chromosome X, mLutLut1.2, whole genome shotgun sequence encodes:
- the S100G gene encoding protein S100-G produces MSSKTSPEELKSIFEKYAAKEGDPDQLSKEELKLLIQTEFPSLLKGPSTLDDLFQELDKNGDGEVSFEEFQVLVKKISQ; encoded by the exons ATGAGCAGCAAAACGTCTCCCGAGGAACTGAAgagcatttttgaaaaatatgcagccaaagaAGGTGATCCAGACCAGCTGTCCAAGGAGGAGCTGAAGCTACTGATTCAGACAGAATTCCCCAGTTTACTGAAA GGTCCCAGCACCCTAGATGACCTCTTTCAAGAACTGGACAAGAATGGAGATGGAGAAGTTAGTTTTGAAGAATTCCAGGTGTTGGTGAAGAAGATATCccagtga